From Streptomyces sp. NBC_00370, a single genomic window includes:
- a CDS encoding SDR family oxidoreductase: MAEQTQGRAPESGKAALITGASRGIGYGVAEALVARGDRVCITGRNEDALKEAVERLGSDRVIGVAGKAHDEAHQAIAVERTMEAFGRVDFLVNNAGTNPVFGPMAELDLNVARKVFEINVVSALGFAQLTWKAWQKENGGAIVNIASVAGVSASPFIGAYGMSKAAMVNLTLQLAHEFAPGVRVNAIAPAVVKTKFAQALYEGREAEAAAAYPLGRLGVPEDIGGAAAFLTSDQSDWITGQTLVVDGGIFLNAGVA, encoded by the coding sequence ATGGCAGAGCAGACACAGGGCCGCGCGCCGGAGAGCGGAAAGGCCGCCCTGATCACCGGCGCCAGCCGCGGCATCGGGTACGGGGTCGCCGAGGCGCTCGTCGCCCGGGGGGACCGGGTGTGCATCACCGGGCGCAACGAGGACGCGCTCAAGGAAGCCGTCGAACGGCTCGGCTCCGACCGGGTCATCGGTGTCGCGGGCAAGGCGCACGACGAGGCACACCAGGCGATCGCCGTCGAGCGCACGATGGAGGCCTTCGGCCGCGTCGACTTCCTCGTCAACAACGCGGGAACCAACCCGGTCTTCGGGCCGATGGCCGAACTCGATCTCAACGTGGCCCGGAAGGTCTTCGAGATCAACGTCGTCTCGGCGCTCGGCTTCGCGCAGCTGACCTGGAAGGCCTGGCAGAAGGAGAACGGCGGCGCGATCGTCAACATCGCGTCCGTGGCCGGGGTTTCGGCTTCCCCGTTCATCGGCGCCTACGGCATGAGCAAGGCCGCCATGGTCAATCTGACGCTCCAGCTGGCGCACGAGTTCGCCCCCGGTGTACGGGTGAACGCCATCGCGCCCGCCGTGGTCAAGACCAAGTTCGCCCAGGCGCTGTACGAGGGCCGGGAGGCCGAGGCCGCCGCCGCGTACCCGCTGGGCAGGCTCGGGGTGCCGGAGGACATCGGCGGCGCCGCCGCCTTCCTCACCTCGGACCAGTCCGACTGGATCACCGGACAGACGCTTGTGGTCGACGGCGGGATCTTCCTCAACGCCGGGGTCGCCTGA
- the fabG gene encoding 3-oxoacyl-ACP reductase FabG translates to MSTTEQRVAVVTGAARGIGAATAVRLAAEGRAVAVLDLDEAACAETVGKITADGGTALAVGCDVSDSAQVEAAVARVAAELGAPTILVNNAGVLRDNLLFKMTESDWDTVVGVHLKGAFLMAKACQKHMVDAGFGRIVSLSSSSALGNRGQANYASVKAGLQGFTKTLAKELGKFGITANAVAPGFIVTDMTAATAERVGMGFEDFQTAAASQIPVQRVGRPEDVANAIAFFASDDAGFVSGQVMYVAGGPLN, encoded by the coding sequence ATGTCCACCACCGAGCAGCGTGTCGCCGTCGTGACCGGGGCGGCGCGCGGCATTGGCGCGGCGACCGCGGTGCGGCTCGCGGCCGAGGGCCGCGCCGTCGCCGTACTCGACCTCGACGAGGCGGCGTGCGCCGAGACCGTCGGGAAGATCACGGCGGACGGCGGCACGGCGCTCGCCGTCGGCTGCGACGTCTCCGACAGTGCCCAGGTGGAGGCCGCCGTCGCGCGCGTCGCCGCCGAGCTCGGCGCTCCGACCATCCTCGTCAACAACGCGGGTGTACTCCGTGACAACCTGCTCTTCAAGATGACCGAGTCCGACTGGGACACCGTGGTGGGCGTGCACCTCAAGGGCGCCTTCCTGATGGCGAAGGCATGCCAGAAGCACATGGTGGACGCGGGCTTCGGCCGGATCGTCAGCCTGTCCTCCAGCTCCGCGCTCGGCAACAGGGGCCAGGCCAACTACGCGTCGGTCAAGGCCGGTCTGCAGGGCTTCACCAAGACCCTCGCCAAGGAACTCGGCAAGTTCGGCATCACGGCGAACGCGGTCGCACCCGGCTTCATCGTCACCGACATGACGGCGGCCACCGCCGAGCGCGTCGGCATGGGCTTCGAGGACTTCCAGACCGCCGCGGCCAGCCAGATCCCGGTCCAGCGCGTCGGCAGGCCCGAGGACGTCGCCAACGCCATCGCCTTCTTCGCCTCCGACGACGCGGGCTTCGTCTCAGGACAGGTCATGTACGTCGCCGGCGGACCGCTCAACTGA
- a CDS encoding DUF3037 domain-containing protein: MTTRDVYEYALLRVVPRVERGEFFNAGVLVYCRATSYVAARTHLDETKLRCLDPQADVVGIRAALRAVEGICDGGEAAGQAGGDDPGRRFRWLIAPRSTVVQPGPVHTGLTADPKAEADRLLDLLVR, encoded by the coding sequence GTGACCACGCGCGACGTCTACGAATACGCGCTGCTGCGCGTCGTGCCGCGCGTGGAGCGCGGTGAGTTCTTCAACGCCGGCGTCCTGGTGTACTGCCGCGCCACCTCCTACGTCGCGGCCAGGACCCATCTCGACGAGACCAAGCTGCGCTGCCTCGACCCGCAGGCCGACGTGGTGGGGATCAGGGCCGCGCTGCGGGCCGTCGAGGGCATCTGCGACGGGGGCGAGGCCGCGGGGCAGGCGGGCGGCGACGACCCGGGGCGGCGGTTCCGCTGGCTGATCGCGCCGCGCTCGACCGTCGTACAGCCGGGCCCGGTGCACACGGGACTCACGGCCGACCCGAAGGCCGAGGCGGACCGGCTGCTGGACCTGCTGGTCCGCTGA
- a CDS encoding HipA family kinase, which yields MLKEVVATRYVTPLREGGSLPGIVEGDDLGTYVMKFTGAGQGRKTLVAEVICGELGRRLGLRVPDLVTLHLDPVIGLSEPDQEVQELLKASGGLNLGMDFLPGSIGFDPLAYEVAAAEAGRIVWFDALINNVDRSWRNPNMLVWHGDLWLIDHGATMIWHHNWPTAAASAAKPYNASDHALAPFRPDIASAAAELAPLVTEELLTDVVAQVPDEWLVDEPGFAATGELRAAYVAPLLARAGTIHERIVLEAPTAPRPSRAPGWLTGQDGAK from the coding sequence ATGCTGAAAGAGGTCGTCGCGACCCGCTATGTGACCCCCTTGCGGGAGGGCGGTTCGCTGCCCGGGATCGTCGAGGGGGACGATCTCGGCACGTACGTCATGAAGTTCACCGGGGCCGGGCAGGGGCGCAAGACGCTGGTCGCCGAGGTCATCTGCGGGGAGCTGGGGCGGCGGCTCGGGCTGCGGGTGCCGGATCTTGTCACGCTTCATCTGGACCCGGTCATCGGGCTCTCCGAGCCCGACCAGGAGGTCCAGGAGCTGTTGAAGGCGAGCGGCGGGCTCAACCTCGGCATGGACTTCCTGCCCGGCTCCATCGGGTTCGACCCGCTCGCCTACGAGGTCGCGGCGGCCGAGGCGGGGCGGATCGTCTGGTTCGACGCGCTGATCAACAACGTCGACCGGTCCTGGCGTAACCCCAACATGCTGGTGTGGCACGGCGATCTGTGGCTGATCGACCACGGCGCGACGATGATCTGGCACCACAACTGGCCCACCGCCGCCGCGTCCGCCGCCAAGCCGTACAACGCCTCCGACCACGCGCTCGCGCCCTTCCGGCCCGACATCGCCTCGGCGGCGGCTGAACTCGCCCCGCTGGTCACCGAGGAGCTGCTGACCGACGTCGTCGCGCAAGTGCCGGACGAATGGCTGGTCGACGAGCCGGGGTTCGCGGCGACCGGCGAGCTGCGCGCCGCCTATGTGGCACCGCTGCTCGCGCGGGCCGGGACGATCCACGAGCGGATCGTCCTCGAAGCGCCCACCGCACCGCGCCCGTCCAGGGCGCCGGGCTGGCTCACCGGTCAGGACGGTGCCAAGTGA
- a CDS encoding NAD(P)/FAD-dependent oxidoreductase: MSHPEHPERVVVVGASAAGLGTAEALRRGGFTGSLTLVGDELHPPYDRPPLSKQLLAGAWESERLHLRSADHLTGLGLDLRLGVRACALDVGRREVRLSDGTGLGYHALVIATGVRARRLPGTDGVSGVHTLRTMDDALALRTSLRPGARLAVVGAGFIGAEAAAVASEAGSDVTLISDIPQPLSDVLGAELGALLTRTHIGHGVRVETGVSVKAVTTRDGAATGVELSDGRTVAADVVLVGIGTLPNTEWLRDSGLPLGNGVECDTRLSAATGIWAAGDVASWPDPVTGLRRRVEHRTNAAEQGLAVARNILAGEAATDFSTVPYIWSDQYDLKIQMYGMTRGAEHVRIVEGSVADRALVALYGTADSVRGVVAINMARAARTYRRLVAEGAPWPHAVA, translated from the coding sequence ATGAGCCACCCGGAACACCCTGAACGAGTCGTCGTCGTGGGCGCGTCGGCCGCCGGACTCGGTACGGCCGAAGCGCTGCGCCGCGGGGGTTTCACCGGCTCCCTCACTCTCGTCGGCGACGAACTCCACCCGCCGTACGACCGGCCGCCCCTGTCCAAGCAACTCCTCGCCGGAGCCTGGGAATCCGAGCGTCTGCATCTGCGCAGCGCCGACCATCTCACCGGCCTCGGGCTCGATCTGCGCCTGGGGGTACGGGCGTGCGCCCTGGACGTCGGCCGCCGCGAGGTGAGACTGAGCGACGGCACCGGCCTCGGCTACCACGCCCTGGTGATCGCGACCGGCGTACGCGCGCGCCGGCTTCCCGGCACCGACGGGGTGTCCGGGGTCCACACACTGCGCACCATGGACGACGCGCTCGCACTGCGCACCTCGTTGCGTCCCGGCGCGCGCCTCGCCGTCGTCGGCGCCGGATTCATCGGCGCAGAGGCAGCGGCTGTGGCGAGCGAGGCGGGCAGCGACGTCACGCTGATCAGCGACATCCCCCAGCCGCTCTCCGACGTTCTCGGCGCCGAACTGGGCGCGCTGCTCACCCGTACCCACATCGGCCACGGTGTGCGGGTCGAAACGGGGGTGAGCGTCAAGGCGGTCACCACGCGGGACGGGGCCGCCACCGGCGTCGAGCTCTCCGACGGCAGGACCGTCGCCGCCGATGTGGTCCTGGTGGGGATCGGCACCCTGCCCAACACCGAGTGGCTGCGGGACAGCGGACTCCCGCTCGGCAACGGTGTCGAGTGCGACACCCGCCTCAGCGCGGCGACCGGGATCTGGGCGGCGGGCGACGTGGCCTCCTGGCCGGACCCGGTGACGGGACTGCGGCGCCGTGTCGAGCACCGTACCAACGCCGCGGAACAGGGGCTGGCCGTGGCCCGCAACATCCTGGCGGGCGAGGCGGCCACCGACTTCAGCACCGTTCCGTACATCTGGTCCGACCAGTACGACCTCAAGATCCAGATGTACGGCATGACCCGCGGCGCCGAGCACGTACGCATCGTGGAGGGCAGCGTCGCCGACAGGGCGCTCGTCGCGCTGTACGGCACAGCGGACAGCGTCCGGGGCGTGGTGGCGATCAACATGGCACGCGCCGCCCGTACTTACCGCCGGCTCGTCGCCGAGGGCGCGCCCTGGCCGCATGCCGTGGCCTGA
- a CDS encoding cytochrome P450, whose amino-acid sequence MTETAIPGTTVPDFPFARATGCPFDPPPQYAALREAEPVTPVRIWNGQIAWLVTRYADQRAILSDPRFSADSTRPGHPSQSAGIKVRRESAELPFIVKDDPEHNQVRRMFTAHFSVKRVAAMVPRLQQIIEGLLDDMEAAGPPADLVEDFALPMPSLVISELLGVPSGDRGIFQRTARRLIRLHATAEEVLAANDELSAYLGDLIDTKEKTPADDLLSTLIKERVRTGELTKDQLVQNAILLLIAGHETTANMTALGTLALLHNPEQLAAVRDSDDPARIAGAVEELLRYLTIVHTGRRRVAIEDVDVAGTLVRAGEGVILVNDSANRDPEAFAEADRLDIDRPGVRRHMAFGHGTHQCLGQNLARMELQLAYPALLKRFPKLHTTVPDEDIRFKDDMLVYGVHGLPVAW is encoded by the coding sequence ATGACCGAGACGGCCATCCCCGGCACCACCGTTCCCGACTTCCCCTTCGCCCGTGCCACCGGCTGCCCCTTCGACCCGCCGCCGCAGTACGCCGCGCTGCGTGAGGCCGAGCCCGTCACCCCCGTACGGATCTGGAACGGACAGATCGCCTGGCTGGTCACCCGGTACGCGGACCAGCGGGCCATCCTCTCCGACCCCCGCTTCAGCGCCGACTCGACCCGGCCGGGACACCCCTCGCAGAGCGCGGGCATCAAGGTCAGGCGCGAGTCGGCCGAACTGCCCTTCATCGTCAAGGACGATCCCGAACACAACCAGGTCCGCCGCATGTTCACCGCGCACTTCTCCGTCAAGCGCGTGGCGGCGATGGTGCCCAGGCTCCAGCAGATCATCGAAGGGCTGCTGGACGACATGGAGGCGGCGGGCCCGCCGGCCGACCTGGTCGAGGACTTCGCGCTGCCGATGCCCTCCCTGGTCATCAGCGAACTGCTCGGAGTGCCGTCCGGGGACCGCGGCATCTTCCAGCGCACGGCCCGCCGGCTCATCAGGCTGCACGCCACCGCCGAAGAGGTGCTGGCGGCCAACGACGAACTCAGCGCCTACCTCGGCGATCTCATCGACACCAAGGAGAAGACCCCGGCCGACGACCTGCTCAGTACGCTGATCAAGGAGCGGGTGCGTACCGGTGAGCTCACCAAGGACCAACTCGTCCAGAACGCCATCCTGTTGCTCATCGCCGGTCATGAGACCACGGCGAACATGACGGCCCTCGGCACCCTGGCCCTGCTGCACAACCCGGAACAGCTCGCCGCCGTACGCGACTCCGACGACCCCGCCCGGATCGCGGGCGCCGTCGAGGAGTTGCTGCGCTACCTCACCATCGTCCACACCGGCCGTCGCCGCGTCGCGATCGAGGACGTCGACGTCGCGGGCACCCTCGTACGGGCGGGTGAGGGCGTCATCCTGGTGAACGACTCGGCCAACCGCGACCCGGAGGCGTTCGCCGAGGCGGACCGCCTGGACATCGACCGGCCCGGCGTGCGGCGGCACATGGCCTTCGGGCACGGCACCCACCAGTGCCTCGGCCAGAACCTGGCGCGGATGGAGCTCCAACTCGCCTACCCGGCACTGCTCAAGCGCTTCCCGAAGCTGCACACCACGGTCCCCGACGAGGACATCAGGTTCAAGGACGACATGCTCGTCTACGGCGTCCACGGGCTGCCCGTAGCCTGGTAG
- a CDS encoding ferredoxin has protein sequence MRIEIDEDKCCAAGQCVLAADDLFDQRDEDGVVVLLDAAPEAGALDRAREAAALCPAAAIEVHT, from the coding sequence ATGCGTATCGAAATCGACGAAGACAAGTGCTGCGCCGCAGGTCAGTGCGTACTGGCGGCTGACGACCTCTTCGACCAGCGGGACGAGGACGGCGTCGTGGTCCTGCTCGACGCCGCTCCCGAGGCCGGTGCACTGGACCGGGCCCGCGAGGCGGCGGCCCTGTGTCCCGCGGCCGCCATCGAGGTCCACACCTGA
- a CDS encoding MarR family transcriptional regulator translates to MERTPGSRAGSIAELRSVLSALAYSLTRTRAHDRLVAMAGMPVDRPGLALLRVLVTEGQPLRVGELADRLDVRHPHVTRQVKELEAQGLVEPVLETGDRRVRRVVPTRRGRDTLLRFDSAFQRLLEESFADVPAEEIDAAANVLRRITGHRERSDPDG, encoded by the coding sequence GTGGAGAGAACCCCTGGATCACGGGCCGGCAGCATCGCCGAGTTGCGCTCGGTGTTGAGCGCGCTCGCCTACAGCCTGACGCGAACGCGTGCCCACGATCGGCTGGTTGCCATGGCGGGCATGCCCGTCGACCGGCCGGGGCTCGCGCTGCTGCGGGTCCTGGTGACGGAGGGACAGCCGCTGCGGGTCGGTGAACTCGCCGACCGGCTGGACGTCCGCCATCCCCATGTGACCCGCCAGGTCAAGGAGTTGGAGGCGCAGGGGCTGGTGGAACCGGTGCTGGAGACGGGCGACCGACGGGTGCGGCGGGTGGTGCCCACGCGGCGGGGCAGGGACACCCTGCTGCGGTTCGACAGCGCCTTCCAGCGGCTGCTAGAGGAGAGCTTCGCGGATGTGCCGGCCGAGGAGATCGACGCGGCGGCCAACGTACTCCGCCGGATCACCGGCCACCGCGAGCGGAGCGACCCGGACGGCTGA